The following proteins are encoded in a genomic region of Terriglobia bacterium:
- a CDS encoding DJ-1/PfpI family protein encodes MKLEGKKVLIVIPHTQFRDEEFLEPKKILEDEGARIVIASTSVRTCRGMKGTVAQSEIAIADAKADDYSAIIVCGGSSVPEFFWKDKKLQELVAAMSAAGKIVAAICLSTVVLAKANLLKGLEATVYFLPQAIEALKEAGAHYVKETLIIHKNIILAEGPPDSQRFGQAIRSAMLG; translated from the coding sequence ATGAAACTCGAAGGTAAAAAAGTTCTTATCGTGATTCCTCATACTCAATTCAGGGACGAAGAGTTTCTCGAGCCCAAAAAGATTCTCGAGGACGAAGGCGCCAGGATTGTTATCGCTTCGACGTCGGTTCGGACCTGCCGCGGCATGAAAGGAACCGTCGCGCAATCGGAGATTGCCATCGCCGACGCCAAAGCAGACGACTATTCCGCCATCATCGTTTGCGGGGGATCATCCGTACCGGAGTTCTTCTGGAAGGATAAAAAGCTGCAGGAACTTGTCGCCGCCATGTCGGCCGCAGGAAAAATCGTCGCGGCGATCTGTCTTTCAACGGTTGTCCTTGCGAAAGCAAACCTGCTGAAAGGTCTCGAAGCGACCGTATATTTCCTGCCTCAGGCGATCGAAGCCCTCAAGGAAGCCGGCGCACACTACGTGAAAGAGACGCTGATCATCCATAAAAACATCATCCTGGCCGAAGGACCGCCGGATTCACAGCGGTTCGGGCAGGCGATCCGGAGCGCAATGCTGGGCTAG